The DNA segment TTGCTGGTGTAGGCTATAAATCGGCTTTAGATTTGAGTGTCTAcatgcgtgtgagtgtgtgtgcgcgtgtgatTGTGTTGCAAAATCGGCTTTTAggtttgtgtctgtgagtgtgtgtgcgtgtgtgcacggGCCGGGGCGCGCGCGCACGGAAACGGGAGCTGTACTTAAATCGCAGTCATGCAGTCTTGTATCTTCCTTGGCGGCAGATGCTGGAGGTTTGGAGCGGGTGGAAATCAGGCAGGGTTGGAGGCTGCTGGCTTGGCTTCGTTCTGCACCCATCAGCAGGGTGAGAAGGCGACTTCTTGAAGGGTTGTCACTCTGCGTGTTCACAGCGGACCTTGATTTAATGTCCATACAATTAAGGCACGCGGTGAATGCCAAGAGAGGAATCTACACAGCATCCTGCTTCAcggtttttttttatatctcttcATTGTCTCACCAGGCCGCAGGCTGTTAGTTCACTACTTTGACCCTTAATGGTACAGAGACAGGCCCTGGCTGCCAACCATAGCACCGGAATAAAGCTGACTGCTGTACTGTCACTCAACTGCGCGTGAGTGTGTGGGTGCGCACGCGCAAGCATGTATAcgcgtgcctgtgtgtgtgtgtgtgtgtgtgtgtgtgtgtgtttgttgctttgACTGGGTGGGCGCAATGCGTACTTTGATAGGCTATTACAGCATGAAATGAGGTTACCGCCAGTTAACTTTTAACGCTCTTGATCAGAAATATtgatttaaatgtctttttgtttaaatgtttaatctgacttatccaaaaaaaaaaagtgaaaacgCTTCGCGCAGAATACGACGCAGGTTTACGAAAACAATTGGACTTTCGCCAAGTGAGGTCACTGGCCTACCTCTGGGTTTTACGGAGACATTTTCATAGATCATTTACATTTATGATATTCTTTACCAAATCTAATATTTTTGGTAGATGTAGAACCTGGGGAaggtttgctccatttttaaaTACGCAGTTTTATTCTTGGGAATGAAAATCAGTTTATTAGCAGGGATAGGTCAATAAATTTAAAAGTGGGGGAGCTGGCTTCAGTATAAAGTACGCAAATAATCAATGTTCATATTTAAaatgttgcctaaacctatatGACTTTAAATATTGGCTGATGTCTCTGATGCACCGTCTGCCTACAAATTAAACGGGCACACGGTGTGTGTCTGATAACGGAAACACCCGCCGCTGTTAGTGCATTAATGCTAAATAAATCCTCATCTTTACGCGCCCGAGCGGCAGCTTCTTTAGTCCATCGCAGCCCTATTGTGCCAGTTTGAAATACTATTTTATAAAATATCACAGAGGCTAACACTAAGGCTGTGTAGGCTGCAGTCTCAGCTCTAATAAATTATTTCATAGGCAAAAGTaggccagcagcagctccagtccACCACACCTTCACCGTGTGGCTCCAAGCTCAGGCCTACAGCAGAGCCAGGAGCCTTGGAGGGACACTAACTGACGATGGCTGCAGTGTTTAGGTGGATGGAGCCAACATATAGAGATTTAAGTGATTCAATGCCACCTACAGGCGTCTCCCTGACAACGCATTGTTGAAGCTGTGGCTCAGTGAAGACTGCAGGACTCAAAATACCtgattaaatcaaataaactaACAGTTGCACAGCATTTAATTCTAGTTTTATAGTCATAACTGAGGTAGAATATTGAGTAAGATTTAATCCCACAGTGCATATTCTTGCAGGAAAAGTAGTATATTAAATTCAGCTCAGAGGTATATAGCGTAATGACAAATTTAAGATCTTtaacacatatttttatataagaATTGCATTCAGTAAGAACCAGTATATGAGTAAAATAGGATCAAATTTACCATAAATAGGAGAATTTGGCTTTTTTGTCACATAGTGTACATCTAGTGCTCAATGCTGGCACCTATAATGTCACTTGATCATTCATTCTTatatttaaaatgcaaataaataactaaaatataatatatgtcTGTACTTAATCAAGAATTGCAGGGTCTCTGTTAGGAATATTTTTATGATACACACTACAGATTGAATCTACAGAGGAGAGCCTGAATGTGATGTTCTTTGCCTTTTTTGTCTCAGTTTAATGCAAGCCTTGTAATGATGTGACAACAAATAAAGCCTGAGCTGCACTGAGTCCTCTGCTTGTGATTCTCTTGTGATTATTTCACGTGGAACTGTACACAGCTGTCATGCCAACTTTGCACCATGCACGTAGCAGCAACTACATCTGATGTGAATTATTTTTACCAAAGGAAAGTGTTAAACTTTTTAGCATCCTGTGGGAAAGATTCGCGCCAGAtatgacaaactctctctgATGGAAAAGGATGAACTCCTCTGGAAGCGTGAAAATCAAATTGTGTGGCGTAAAATGCTACAGTCATATGTCTTTTAACGCCAGTAAAATCTATattgaccatttttatgaaaGATCACTCACAGGATTTTTACTCCAGATAGTGTTCTTTACTTCCCACCAGCAGTTCCTCCAAATCTGGAAATCAGCACCACGGAGAGCTCCtgtcaaagaaagaaaagaaaacctgTTTGACAAGTGTGGAATAAATATATTGTAAACCTGTGCTGAAAACTGTTAAGCATTTCCAGTGCCTGAAACAGGATGTGAAAAGGTCATCTTGGGCTAAAAAAACAGATTATCAAAAATTAGTTTTGGCAAATGTGTGCATGGATTTAAACCTAAAGCTTCTGTATTTACATTAGGCACTAAAACATGAAATACTATGACGCAGGTGCcatttttttatctgtttcatACATTTAAATACTGTCAACTTTCATCCCAGGCAGCAGCACGCGGTCATATTCTGTCGTACACCACCTCAGCCTGTGGAGACAGAGGTCTGCTCTGATATATTTACAGATACAGTATAACACGCATGATAAAAAGACAACAGAAATGAACAATTGCAGTGGAGAAAACCTTTCAGTGACGTTAAAGCACTGGTGCCGCCCTACAGAGCGTCCTCTCTGTGTATAAGGTCACTATAGATGGCTGTTCGCTCACTAACAGAGAAGTCATGAGATCAAGACAAACCGATTTCTGAATGGACAGTTTATTAAGGCTTGATTTCTTCTATAAAGAAAAACCAAGATAGATCTTTTGAACAAGTTATGCCCACTACAACTGTGGTCTATAAGATAATCaatgtttatttaatatttcatgtcatTAATCCTTTTCGTAGTGTTGATACATATACTTTAATGGCTAACCTGACATCCCTCTATTGCAACACACATCTGACAGTTATCGTTAACGTGCACACAAGCCCCTGTACCATAATCACAACCAGTTCATGCTTCCTGAGGCAAAAGACGGCTGCGACTCAGTCTTCGGTGGCATCCTTTTGCTCCTCACCTGCCCCCTGACTCTACGCTGGTTGGAGAGAGCGGTGTTGGTGAAGGCAAACATGTGAAGGGCGTTCACCGTATTGCTTGGATCAACCTAGCTATTGATTAGTGCAGGTTTaaaaggagaggagatggaggagagaggaTCCTGTTAGAGGTCAGTTCTCTATAGATAACAAGGGATACACTGGCCGGGTAAAAAATACAATGCAGCTTCACGCATCTGGAAATATGACTGTGGAGCATATGGTTCGTACTCGCATTCGAGCGACCTCAGCAAAGTGCAGAACTTCTGCCATCTCAACGCAACAACAGGGTTAAGCTCTGACAGAATCAAATAGATCATGTACACCGTCTAACATAATCTGAACAAACAAATTAATGTGAATGACTTCAGGCCACAATTATCAGTTTCAGGTCAAATATTTCAAACAGAAAATTGTGAATTAGGATCTGAATGTTTGATCAGGTTACCATGAAGCGACATCAGATTTTCAACTcttacacagatacacaaaatgtgaaaagaTCCCTCGACATGAAAGAGACAGCCATGTCCATTAGCAGCATTCCTCTCTGCATCATGGTAACCTCAAAATCCACAAAATACTGAACTGTCTTGTTTCAAAATAACCGAGAGGAGAGAGAACCTGCTGATCTCAAAACACTCactaacaaacaaactgcactctGGCTTTGAATGCTCTGAAACAACTGACACGAGAACAGGGAGGGGGGACACTGTCCTTTAAAGGACCGTTAACTAAATATCACCACTCTCACCTCACAGACAAGCTGCTGGATGGACAATATTGACATTTTCCAACAGACTTCTTCTATTGCAGCTTGCCATGCATGGGCACACACATCTAttagtgacttttttttaatatccaatctttttttttctccgttaACATACCTGAAAGTACTTTACTGTATCATAATCAATGGTTTCAGTTTAGAACAAACTATTTTtgcaacaacaaccaaaaaacacacagaaaccacatttcattcttatttttttcttactcGATAGTAAATCAGTTACATTAATTTTTAGGTTATACATTTTTAGGCTTTCTCCATGAATATATAGGCTCCTACGTTAAAGCTTAGCATTACGACCAACATGATAGACTTAGCAAAACCAaatttgaggggaaaaaaaaaacaaaaaacaagaggaTTAAGACAGAATGATGGTGAATGGACAAATatgtgaaccccccccccccccttttgtggaacaaaaaacacaaaagcaacAATTCATTCAATGTAGCAGTTACATCATTACATAATTCTGattataaaacaatttaaaatggTGGATCCGACAATTCTCTCAGACTGGGTTGCGTACACAAGCAGAATCTCCTGATGAAACATACAAAAGACCCCTTCaagacaaacataaaaaaagaaagcaaagcaGAGGGGTGTGAGGGATGTCAATAGTACAATTTTTGACTTAAATGGTGAGAGTTCTGGTTGTGGAGGACACATCCATTATTTCTTTTTCCCAGAGGCCTTTGCAATTCCTCCTCAGAAATGTCTCGAGTCCCGTGTGACTTCACACTATCCCTGATTTCTCCAGCAGTGTCACTGTTTGAGCAGTTCTTTTGAGAAGTCACcaataattagaaaaaaaaacattaaggcTCCAGAAAACAGGTTTCTGAAATGAAAATCGTCAGTAGTAAGCCAAAAAATAGAGATTTTGTTGATCTGAATGAAAAATAGATAAACCATTGAAGTTTTATTATCGCACAGCTCCAAGTCCGACATTGCCTTTGGGATCCTCCAACCCTGTTGGCACAGTTAAACCTCTGAAGCATGGCAATGTTGCCCCCAAATGGACAAAAAGGGGCAGGACACATCCGTTCCTGATTGTACTGAAATATAAagtggcagattttttttttctccatggtGCAGTCAAACCCTGATTCAATTGGAAAGAGGTGGGGTTGGGGGCAGGAGAGAGAAAACCAGTCTGGTGAGAGAAGAGTACGAGATGGAACGggaagaaaaatatatatagaaaaaaaactgaactaaagAGAGTGTGGTGGTAGCTAGGTAAAACATTAAATCAGCTTGTTATCCCTGCACAAGAAGTGGGTGGTACATGGGGCAAAAAAAGCACAAgtctcgacaatggcagagatTCACCAGgattaaatagaaaaaaaaaatgaagggcTTGGTTGCATTTTCATATTCTTCTGTCTCTTAAATCAAAAGTCCTAGTGTAACTGTTGATCAAGCCAAGGATAAATGTCTTCTATTGTTTATTCCTGTTTTGGCGCTCCTGttaggaaaaagaacaacaacaacaaaaaaaaaaacattagacaTTCAAATATTACTTAACAGCACAATAAACTGAAGGCATTTTGATGAGGTCTACATATATCTATTTAAAGCAGTGATCAAATATTAGATCATAAAATAATTCAACCTTTCTGTGTGAACAACACAATCAAAAGCAATCAACAGTAACTGTCAGACTAAGCTCTTAATACTGGTGGGAGGATATGACAGTTCCTTACCTGATCCAACCGAGAGCGGTTCTGTATCGGAGACGGTTCAAAAGTCTGTCGAAAGGAGCAAAtaacaggaaacagaaaaattagtcactcagacacaaataaagaggaaaaaaagagcaagaaCACACTTATATTTTAATCAAGGGTGCCAAATAGATATTTTTGGTAAATTTAAGGTAACACAGTGACATGACTGTGCCCACCTTGcgcacctcctcctcttcttcctgccTCTTCTCGTAATGGGAGAAGTCATCAAAGATGGAGGTGGTGTGTTTGTAGGTGGCGATGATCTTGAGCACCTGTTTGGCCTTCTCCAGAGGAACCTCCTGGGTGTCGCGGGAGTTGGTCACTGGCTTGTTGTCATTGTTCTCCAGGCGGATGTGGCGCAGCTGGCTATTAGGCACGTCCTTAACAAACAACCAGTCCACGTCAAACTTGCCCTTCCACTTGTCCTGTGCCCAAACACCAGCACTGGTGCCATAGTCCACTGGTGAACGCATCTCTGCCACGCCGCAGAAATGACCACTGCCATTGACACTGAACAGAAGGTACACGGGGCCTTTAGAATTCATGGCCCGGAAGGCTGAGTCCAGCCTCTTGTTTCCATGCTCCGTGCTGCACCAGATGGAGTACTTGATGGAGCGATGGATATCGTCCTCGGAGTAGCTCTTAATGATGAAAACACGTCCATTCTTCAGGTTCCATTCAAAGTCCTTGGGGTTGTAGCTATGGGAGGCACGCAGCTTATCCAGCACTGGGTGAGACTCTCCACCAGGTCCCTGGCTGGCAGACGTTTGGGGGCCACCGGGCCCACCACCAACTATACCCATCACACCACTACCATCATGGCCAGGGCCACCCTGCCCGTAGCCTTGGTTACGGTTGCGTGGAGCAACCCAACGGGTCTGGGGTTGTGGGGGCTGGGTGTGGTTCTGGTAGGGCTGAGGTGGTGGCTGATGGTGCTGGTGATGGTGGGGCTGGGGCTGTAAGGCCATAGGCTGCATCTGGGGCTGCACCAAAGACTGGGGAGGTGGGGGCTGCATGGGTCCTTGCTGCATGGGGGCTTGAGGTGGCATGGCATGAGGCAGACCAAGAggctgctgttgctgcagtggaGCTGTGGCTACTTTAGTCACTGGGCCCTTGTCCCAGGTCCCGATGTTCATATTGTGTTTGATAGGTGGCGGGGGAAGAGCTCCCCCTGGATTGGGCATCCCAGGCTTCACCTTAGCTTTCAGCTGCTGCGGTTTGGCGGGCTTGCTGGCGATGGCTGCCCAGGAGGTGGGTTTGGGTGGAGGCATGCCAATAGGTGTGGCTCCATTCCCTGTGGCTGCCACCGCCGGTCCACCAATCACAGATCCCACAGCCTTGACTCCTGACCCCTGGCCAGTGACATCCCCTCCGATCTTCAAGCCGACCATTCCCTGCTCCAGGCTGTTCATACCAGGGGCTTTGTTGAGGGTGTCACTGTGAAAGCCCGTCTGACCGTCAGGCACCAGGGTGCCCCCCAGGGAGCTGGGGGGATAGCTGTAGCTGCCACCGTAGGCTGAACTTTGAGTCTGCTGGCCCTGGGAGCCACTCGTGCCCCAAGCAGAGAAGGCAGGGTTTTCAGGAAAAAAGTTAAACCTGTGGGGGTAGATGCTGCTTCCCAGGCCCCCCGGCTGGCCAAACACCGTGTCTGGCATGAAGTGATGGTCTCCATTACTCAAGGGTCCATAGGGGGTGAGGTATGGAATAGGGGGGTCCCCGCCTGTGGACCAGGGAGCCTCACTGAGGGGATACGGAAATCCAATGGAGGGGGCGTAGTAGCTGGACAGGTAGGGGTCGGTGATGGACTGGTAGCTGTTGTTCTGGATGAATGAATGTCAGCAGAGCCACAGCATTAGCAAACGACTTACAGTTAAAGTTGAATCACATCTATAATTTCAATAAAACTCTCCTGGCCCTATTCTATATACAAGATCTattttatatgtgtgtttttttatttatttcacttaaCATGAGTGCCTAACATATTGCATGCACTTTAGATTTGGGCAATAATTCAACATAACtgaaagatatactatgcagaaatttcataaaaaatgtgtcACCTTAAagagaagtaatccctctctatcatcacttatgacccactagaagtgtgtgttcctgcagagactctgtcctctgcctgtatCTTCTTactttcttttaattttgtgtttgggatgtttatAGGTGTGCACCCCCACAGCGCTCTGCTCAGGTGAGGTAAGGGCTTTCTAAAAAGGtggtgaccaggtgccagactgtaagcagcaggcattcaAGAGACATAGCCaggcaaaacaccaaacaagagtAAATCTGGGGTTGGATTTTACTTTCACCTCCCTGGAGAGCATGTTTAGAAACAGTatctgacaatcctgcatattAGAGGTTATGTTTCTACAATTTTCTATTGTAATAAACTAAAGTTGAAGTGTTTGTATTTAACAGGCGTTTTGTAAAGCCTATCAGTGGCACACAGTCCAGTGCTTAGCTCATCAGTTTATTtcatcagaatcagctttactGGCCAAGTGAGTGTATACACATACAAGTAATTTGATTCCTTTTGTTGCTCTCAATGTACTTGCACAGAGACATAACAGccacaaacaaggacaacaaagctGAACAATGTAAACATAAACAAGTGATTGTGCACACATTTGCCAGAAAAACATAAGAATCCGTGACACAAAAAATGTGAGAATTATATTTAACCACATAAGCTAGTCCTAATCCATCTattctgtattatttttttatagttattattatttgcaGTTCTCTGAACTATTATCTTAAGATAGAGAAATCGGGCTTTACCTGAGTTGATTGACCAGTGAGGTATGGCTCAAAATCATTGTCATGGACAGTCTCCTTCTGATGCAGTGAACCATTTTGCACTGCAACAAAACACAATCACATTAATgtacatttaaatatatatgtactgttttttttaaataaacggATAACAATAGTTGTGTTAGCTATCAACTTGTGTTACATCTGAAATGATGTGAACAAGGCTTAattatgttgtaaaaaaaaaaaaaaaaaaaaaaaaaaaagca comes from the Epinephelus lanceolatus isolate andai-2023 chromosome 8, ASM4190304v1, whole genome shotgun sequence genome and includes:
- the LOC117258400 gene encoding YTH domain-containing family protein 1-like isoform X2; translation: MSATSIDPQRSKGQASKVQNGSLHQKETVHDNDFEPYLTGQSTQNNSYQSITDPYLSSYYAPSIGFPYPLSEAPWSTGGDPPIPYLTPYGPLSNGDHHFMPDTVFGQPGGLGSSIYPHRFNFFPENPAFSAWGTSGSQGQQTQSSAYGGSYSYPPSSLGGTLVPDGQTGFHSDTLNKAPGMNSLEQGMVGLKIGGDVTGQGSGVKAVGSVIGGPAVAATGNGATPIGMPPPKPTSWAAIASKPAKPQQLKAKVKPGMPNPGGALPPPPIKHNMNIGTWDKGPVTKVATAPLQQQQPLGLPHAMPPQAPMQQGPMQPPPPQSLVQPQMQPMALQPQPHHHQHHQPPPQPYQNHTQPPQPQTRWVAPRNRNQGYGQGGPGHDGSGVMGIVGGGPGGPQTSASQGPGGESHPVLDKLRASHSYNPKDFEWNLKNGRVFIIKSYSEDDIHRSIKYSIWCSTEHGNKRLDSAFRAMNSKGPVYLLFSVNGSGHFCGVAEMRSPVDYGTSAGVWAQDKWKGKFDVDWLFVKDVPNSQLRHIRLENNDNKPVTNSRDTQEVPLEKAKQVLKIIATYKHTTSIFDDFSHYEKRQEEEEETFEPSPIQNRSRLDQERQNRNKQ
- the LOC117258400 gene encoding YTH domain-containing family protein 1-like isoform X1, translating into MSATSIDPQRSKGQASKVQNGSLHQKETVHDNDFEPYLTGQSTQNNSYQSITDPYLSSYYAPSIGFPYPLSEAPWSTGGDPPIPYLTPYGPLSNGDHHFMPDTVFGQPGGLGSSIYPHRFNFFPENPAFSAWGTSGSQGQQTQSSAYGGSYSYPPSSLGGTLVPDGQTGFHSDTLNKAPGMNSLEQGMVGLKIGGDVTGQGSGVKAVGSVIGGPAVAATGNGATPIGMPPPKPTSWAAIASKPAKPQQLKAKVKPGMPNPGGALPPPPIKHNMNIGTWDKGPVTKVATAPLQQQQPLGLPHAMPPQAPMQQGPMQPPPPQSLVQPQMQPMALQPQPHHHQHHQPPPQPYQNHTQPPQPQTRWVAPRNRNQGYGQGGPGHDGSGVMGIVGGGPGGPQTSASQGPGGESHPVLDKLRASHSYNPKDFEWNLKNGRVFIIKSYSEDDIHRSIKYSIWCSTEHGNKRLDSAFRAMNSKGPVYLLFSVNGSGHFCGVAEMRSPVDYGTSAGVWAQDKWKGKFDVDWLFVKDVPNSQLRHIRLENNDNKPVTNSRDTQEVPLEKAKQVLKIIATYKHTTSIFDDFSHYEKRQEEEEEVRKTFEPSPIQNRSRLDQERQNRNKQ